One Candidatus Devosia phytovorans genomic window carries:
- the fabF gene encoding beta-ketoacyl-ACP synthase II has translation MELRRVVVTGLGLVTPLGCGVEATWANLLAGKSGAKRIDDFQVDDLACQIAHRLPLGDYADGKYNPDEWMESKEQRKVDDFIVYAMAAATQAVQDAGVEPKSLEDQERTGVLIGSGIGGLGGIYDASITLHEKGPRRISPFFIPGRLINLASGHVSIRYGFKGPNHSVVTACSTGAHAIGDAARLIALGDADVMIAGGAEGCVNRISLAGFSAARALSTGFNDNPEAASRPYDKDRDGFVMGEGAGILVLEDYDRAKARGAKIYGEVIGYGLSGDAYHITAPAPDGDGGFRAMSAAIKRAGITPADIDYINAHGTSTPLGDEIELGAVTRVLGDAAPKTVMSSTKSAIGHLLGAAGSVEAIFCLLAMRDGIAPPTLNLDNPSVETEINLVPKTAFKKEINVALSNSFGFGGTNASLVMRKAS, from the coding sequence ATGGAATTACGCCGCGTTGTCGTAACCGGGCTGGGCCTTGTAACCCCTCTCGGCTGCGGAGTTGAAGCCACCTGGGCCAATCTTCTGGCCGGTAAAAGTGGTGCCAAGCGCATCGATGATTTCCAGGTCGATGATCTCGCCTGCCAGATCGCTCATCGCTTGCCGCTCGGCGACTACGCCGACGGCAAGTACAATCCCGATGAGTGGATGGAAAGCAAGGAACAGCGCAAGGTCGACGACTTCATCGTTTACGCGATGGCTGCCGCGACCCAGGCTGTCCAGGATGCGGGCGTCGAGCCCAAGAGCCTCGAAGACCAGGAGCGCACCGGCGTTCTGATCGGTTCGGGCATCGGTGGCCTTGGCGGCATCTATGATGCCTCCATCACGCTGCACGAAAAGGGCCCGCGCCGCATCAGCCCCTTCTTCATTCCCGGCCGTCTGATCAACCTGGCCTCCGGCCATGTGTCGATCCGCTACGGCTTTAAGGGCCCCAACCATTCCGTGGTCACTGCCTGCTCTACCGGCGCCCATGCCATTGGCGATGCCGCCCGTCTCATTGCCCTGGGCGATGCCGACGTGATGATCGCCGGCGGCGCCGAAGGCTGCGTCAACCGCATCTCGCTGGCCGGCTTCTCGGCCGCCCGCGCGCTCTCGACCGGCTTCAACGACAATCCCGAGGCGGCCTCGCGCCCCTATGACAAGGACCGCGACGGTTTCGTCATGGGCGAGGGCGCCGGCATCCTCGTGCTCGAGGACTACGACCGCGCCAAGGCGCGCGGCGCCAAGATCTATGGCGAAGTGATCGGTTATGGCCTTTCGGGCGACGCCTATCACATCACGGCGCCCGCGCCCGATGGCGACGGCGGTTTCCGTGCCATGAGCGCGGCGATCAAACGCGCCGGCATCACCCCGGCCGACATCGACTATATCAACGCCCACGGTACTTCGACGCCGCTTGGTGACGAGATCGAGCTGGGCGCGGTCACTCGCGTTCTGGGCGACGCCGCTCCCAAGACCGTCATGAGCTCCACCAAGTCGGCCATTGGTCACCTGCTGGGCGCCGCCGGTTCGGTGGAAGCCATCTTCTGCCTGCTCGCCATGCGCGACGGCATTGCCCCGCCCACGCTCAACCTCGACAATCCCTCCGTCGAGACCGAGATCAATCTTGTGCCCAAGACGGCCTTCAAGAAAGAGATCAACGTGGCGCTCTCCAACAGCTTCGGCTTTGGCGGCACCAATGCAAGTCTCGTGATGCGCAAGGCCAGCTGA